In the genome of Segnochrobactrum spirostomi, the window CGTCGGCCGTCCGATCGTGGGAGCCCCCGACCGTCGCGAGGCCGCCCGCCGCATCGTCGACGAAATCGCCGGGGCCCTGGGCTGACGCTCCCCATATCGTCCGCTCGGCAGGGCGCACGTCCGCCGAGGGTTCATCATCCTCCGCCTGAAAAAGCAAAAGGCGCACACCCCGCGGTGCACGCCTTGCTTCGGCCCTCGCGGGCCGGTCGTTACGGAGAGGGATCGCCTTCGATCGGCTTTCCGCCGACCGGGCGCCCGACACCGCTCAGCGCGGGGCGAGCACCATGATCATCTGGCGGCCTTCGAGCTTCGGCTCGGCTTCGACCTTGGCGATCTCCAGCGTCTCGTCGCGCACGCGCTCGAGCAGCTTCATGCCGATTTCCTGGTGCGCCATCTCGCGTCCGCGGAAGCGGAGCGTGACCTTCACCTTGTCGCCTTCCTCGAAGAAGCGCTGGATGGCCCGCATCTTCACGTCGTAATCGTGCGTGTCGATGTTCGGACGCATCTTGATCTCTTTGACCTCGACGGTCTTCTGCTTCTTGCGCGCCTCGGCCGCCTTCTTCTGCGACTGGTACTTGAAGCGGCCGTAATCGAGGATCTTGCAGACCGGCGGAATCGAGTTCGGGGCGATCTCGACGAGGTCGAGCCCGGCCGCCTCGGCCATCGCGATCGCCTCGGAGGTCGCGATCGAACCGTGGTTGTTGCCCTCGGCGTCGATCAGCTGGACCTGAGGAATGCGGATCTCATGATTGATGCGCGGCCCTTCTTTGGTGGGCGGCGGTGCGCGGAACGGACGGCGAATGGTCGTGCTCTCCTGAACGTGGACGATGGCCGGGCGGGCGGGGCGGGTCGCCGGGCACAGACCGGCGCCGCAACACACAAAGCCTCCGCACGCATAGCGTGGAGGCTCTTTCCGGCTCGGCGATCATGTTGGGGATTTTCGGGCGAAGTCAACACCGCGCCGACGGTTCAGAAGCCCGCGCCGCGTGATTTGAGCAAGGTGTCGTAGATGTGCAGGGTCGCGTCCGTCATCTGAGCGAGCGAGAAGCGGGATGCGACGTGCGTCCAGGCCCGTGCCGCGAGCGCCGCGCGGGCCTCCGCGCTGAGGGCGAGGGCCGCCGCGATCGCGCCCGCGAGGGCGTCGGCGTCGTTCGGCGGCACCCGCCAGCCGGTGCGGGCGTCCTCCGCCACCTCCGGCGGGGCGAGCACGGTTTCCGAGACGGCGCCGAGATCGGTGGCGACGAGGGGCACCCCGGCGGCCTGCGCCTCCACCGCCGCGCGGCCGAAGGCCTCCGGCTCGGTCGAGGCGACCGCCACCACGTCGGCGAGCCTGAGCGCCGCCGGCACGTCCGAACAATGGCCGACGAGGAGGACGCGGTCGCCCAGCCCCGCCGCCGCGGCCTGGGCCTTGAGCGCCGCGGCATAATCGTCGCGCCCCTGGGCGTCGCCCGCAAGCACGGCGACGAGGTCCTTGTGGCCGGCGCGGTCGAGCCGGGCAAGCGCCTCGATCAGCACCCGCTGGCCCTTCCACCCGGTGAGCCGGGCGACCTGGAGCACGACCCGCGCGCCCGCGGGCAGCGCCCAGGCGGCGCGCAGGGCGGCGATTCGCTCCGGCCCGACCGATTCGGGACGCAGCCCGGTCAGGTCCGAGCCGCGGGCGATCGCCACGATGCGGCCTTTCGCGAACGGATGGCGCTCGGCGACGAGGCGGCCGGTCCATTCCGAATTGGCGATCACCACGTCGCCGCGCGCCATCACCGAATTGTAAAGGTTCTTGAAGCGCGAGCGCTCCTTGTAGGCGCCGTGGTAGGTGGTGACGAAGGGAACGCCGAGCCGCCGCGCCGCGCCGAGCGCCACCCAAGCCGGGGCGCGGCTGCGGGCATGGATGAGATCGACGCCCTCGGCCTTCGCCAGCGCCGCGAGGCGGCCGATATTGGCGATCATCGCGAGCGGGTTCTTGGTCGCGGCCGGAAAGTCGATCGGCTCGCCGCCGGCGGCGACGAGCTCCGGCACCATGCGCCCGCCCTGGCTCGCGACCAGCGCCCGCCCGCCCTTCGCGACGACGGCCGCCGCGACGTCGATCGCCGTGCGCTCGGCGCCGCCGGTTTCGAGCGTCGGCACGATCTGCAGGATGGTCGGTCGGCGCATCGCTTCGCCTCGTCGTTGCGGCCCGCCGAAAGGCGGCGCGCTTGGGCTTTTCCGATCGCGCCGGACGTGCCATCACGGCGGCGCCGGCCGTGGGCGATCTCCGACCCGGGCCGTGGAGGACGAGGTTTAGGATGGCTCAGGCGGCGCCGCAATTCCTCACCGTCGGAACGGGCAAGGCCGCGCGCCGCATCGCGGTGCTGCACCGGCCGGGGTCCGGACCGGGGGTTCTCTTTCTCAGCGGCTATCGCTCCGACATGCGCGGTTCCAAGGCCGAGGCGCTCGACGCCTGGGCGGCGCGCAGCGGCCGCGCCTTCACCCGGTTCGATTATTCCGGCCACGGCGAGGCGGGCGGGCGCTTCGAGGAAGGCACCATCGGCCGCTGGTTCGAGGAGGCACAGGCCGTCTTCTCGACCTATGCCTCGGGGCCGACCATCGTCGTCGGCTCGTCCATGGGCGGCTGGCTCGCCCTCCTGCTCGCCCGCGCCCGGCTCAAGGCGGGCCGCCCGCTCGCCGGGCTCGTGCTGATCGCCCCGGCCCCCGATTTCACCGAGGACCTGATGTGGGCGCGCATGCCCGACGACGTGCGCGCAACGCTGATGACCGAGGGTGTCTATCTCCAGCCGACCCCTTATGCGCCCGAGCCCTATCCGATCACCCGCGCCCTCATCGAGGACGGCCGCAATCATCTCCTCCTCGGCGGTCCGATCGAGACCGGCTGCCATGTCGAGATTCTCCAGGGCCTCGCCGACGAGGACGTGCCGTGGAGCCATGCGCTGCGCCTCGTCGATCGCCTCGCGACCGACGACGTGGTGCTCTCGCTCGTCAAGAATGCCGGCCACCGGCTGGCGCGCCCGGAAGACCTCGAGCGCATGATCGGCGCGGTCGAGGCGATCTCGGCGGTCTGAGGCGCAGCCGCCGGGACCTCCCTTCACCCCGCCCTTCAGCCCCGGGCGCCGCGCGTCGCGAGCGGGTGGTGATCGGTGACGAGCTTCGTCAGCCGCTCGTCGAGCACGTGGGTGTAGATCTCGGTCGTCGAGATGTCGGCGTGGCCGAGCAGCGCCTGGACCACGCGCAGGTCCGCCCCGCCGGCGAGCAGGTGGCTCGCGAAGGCGTGGCGCAGCACGTGGGGCGAGATGCGCGCCGCCGCGATGCCGGCCGCGGCGGCGACCGTCTTGAGATCGCGGCCGAAGCTCTGGCGGGAGAGATGCCCGCTCTCGGATGCGGCGGGGAACAGCCACGGGCTCGCCCCCGGCGCCACCGCCTTGCGCAACGCGACATAGTCGGCGACTGCCGCCTTCGCCCGCTCGCTCAAGGGCACCAGCCGCTCCTTGCCGCCCTTGCCGCGCACGATGATGACGGCGAGATCGGGCCGCGCCGCAGAGGCCGGCAGGCCGACGAGCTCGGACACGCGCATGCCCGTCGCATAGGCGAGTTCGACGAGGGCGACGAGCCGCGCCGCCGCGAGCCGGCGGGCGGGGGGCAGATCGTCCCGCCGCGCCTCCTCGCCGGCGCGGTCGAGGAGGGCGATCATCTCCTCCGCGCCGACCACCTTCGGCAGCGGCCGCCGCTTCTTCGGGGAATCGACGATCGCGGTCGGGTCGTCCGTCCGCACCCCTTCCGCGTGGAGGAAGCGGTGAAACCGCCGCAGCGCCGAGAGACGCCGGGCCTGGGTGGTCGAGGCGAAGCCGCTGTCGGCGAGGCTCTTCAGATAATCCGTCACGTCGGCGCGGGCCGCCTCGTGCAGCGCCCGGCCGCGGCGATCCAGAAAGCCGCCGAAATCCTCGAGGTCGCGGCGATAGGCGGCCAGCGTGTTCTCGGCGGCACCACGCTCGGCCGTCATCATTTCCAGGAACGCTTCGAGATGGCGCCCGCCGCGCATGGTTCGTCTCCGCCGCCGCGGCGGACCGGCCCGCCGCGCTCCGATCCTGCCCCGGCGCGCCTTTCGGGAGGGTGAATGTTAAGGCTGGTGCAACGGATGCGCTTGTCGTCCGCGCCCACCGTGTTAACCTGTTCCAAACAGAGGGTGAACGCGAGGGCCGCGTTCGAAGGGCGAGACGGCAAAGCCGCCGCCGGCTGGACGCGGTTCGAACAGGGGCCGAAAGGCTCCGCAGCGGAGGAGTGCCGTGATGGGGACCGAACGATCCGAGGGCCGACCCGCCGAGCGCTCGCTCAAAGAGCGTTTCCTGTCGCTTCGGGCGATGGCACTGCGGGACGTGTCGGCCGGCACCGGGGCCGTCGCGCTCGGCGCCGGCTTCGCCGACACGCCGTGCCGCATCGACGAGCCCGGCGCGCCGGCTTTGTCTGCCACCGCCGACCGCGCCCGCCGCATCTCGAACCGGCTCGCCGCCTTCGCAGGGGCCTTCGCCTTCATCGGCGGGACGGCGATCGCCTGCCCGTTCGATGCCGACGAAGCCGCCGAGGGCGACCGCCTCGAAAGCGCCGACGAGGCCACCGGCTTCATCCCCCGCAGCGCCCTGCCGTTCGGCGACTGAGGCCGAGCGGGCGGAGAGCGATCCCCTCAGCAGAGGGCGGGCGACGGATGTGCGCCGATCCGGCCCTGATCGGGCTGGGATCAGACGAAGAGCCGCGGGTCATTGCGCGATGTCGGCGGCCCAGAACGGACTGCCGGCTGACGCGCGCGTCCGAACCTCGGCAAGACCCCGGCCTTTCCTTCCGCCATCCCGATCACCGCCGCCCCGGCCGCGCCGCGCCCTCCATGAGGCCGGCTGCAGCGTGTTGTGCGCCTGAGACGGCCTGAGCGGGGACGCAAAGCGCGATTTGGCTGATGGCGTAAACGCAGAGCCCACTCAGGGGCTTGAATGTCGGAGTTGGATCGCGCCGGCGCCGAGGTCCCGATCCTTTGGCGCCATTGCCGGATCGGGTAGGCGGGACCCCCGCAGGATCCGACCGGCGGGGCCGGTGGACGGGGGCCGCTGCGGCGGAGATTGTCGGGAGCTTTTCCCCATCCCCCGCTCGGTGACGAACACCGCTTGCGGCGGCGGGATGCGCTGTGTATGGTCCGCGCCGCTTATCGACCCATCGGCGCCCGAATTTCGGGTGCCGACGCTGCCCAGAGCGGCTGCGGAGAGGTGCCAGAGTGGTCGATTGGGACGGTCTCGAAAACCGTTGTGCGTGCAAGCGTACCGTGGGTTCGAATCCCACCCTCTCCGCCATTTCAAGCGATATGCGTTCAGAATATCCGAGGTCGAACCGACGCTCGGGCGGACGGAAGAGTCCCTGACGCGCGAGCGTCGTGCCCCCTCCCCACGCGAGGTCTCGCGGCGTCCGATCAAAGTGCGCCGCCCCCCTCACCCTCCGACGTCGAAGCGGATACCGGTCAACTGTTCGGCGGTGGTCCAGAGGCGGCTCGCGAGCGCGCAGTCGGTCGAGGCCGGCGGCAGTTTCGCCGGGGCCGGATCGCCTTTGATCTCGCGGATCCCGTTCGGCCCGTAATAGCCGCCGGCCAGGGCCTCGGGTGCGGTCGCGGCGAAGAGCTCGGGCAGCGCTCCTTGGCGAGCGCTGTGGCCGATCAGCGGCATGAGAAGGGGTCCTAGGAGCTTGTAGATGCCCTTGAGGTTCGCCTGCAGGTTCGTCACGGCGATGCCGGGATGGGCCGCGAGGCTCGCGATCGGCGATCCCGCAGCGCCGAGCCGCCGCTGGAGCTCCAGCGCGAAGATGAGATCGGCGAGCTTCGATTGTGTATAGGCACCGTTGAGCGGCGAATAAGCGCGTTCGCCTTGCAGATTGTCGAAGGCGATCTTGCCGCCGTGGGCCGCGATGCTCGAAAGCGTGACGATGCGGGTGCCGGCGATCGGCTTCAGGCGGGGAAACAGCAGAGCCGTCAGGGCGAACGGTCCGAGGACGTTCGTCGCGAATTGGCGCTCGTAGCCGTCTTCCGTGATCTCCCGCCTCGGCAGCGCCATCACCCCCGCATTGTTGATGAGGAGATCGAGTGAAGGGCCGGGGAAGCGCTCTTCCACCATCGCCGCGAAGGCGCGCACGCTGTCGAGCGAGGCGAGGTCGAGGAGGGCGGGCGTGAGATCGGCGGCGGGCACCGCGGCGCGGATGCGGCGGATGGCGTCCGCGGCCTTCGCCTCCGAGCGGGCGGGCAGGATGATCGCCGCGCCGTGGCGGGCGAGCTCCAGCGCCGCTTCGAAGCCGATGCCGGAATTGGCGCCGGTGATGACGACGCGGCGCCCGTGCTGTGGCGGCATCTGATCCGCCGTCCACGACCGGCCGGTCGAGGCCGATGCCGAGGGAGAGGGGGAAGATTTGGGGGCGGGCGCGGTGGTGGCGCTGGGTCGGGTCATGTGCAGTCCCTTCTTCGACAGATTATGAGTGATTGCTCACTCAATCATTAGGCAAATCGAGATCACGCGCCGCCGATAGCCCGCCAGAACGCTTCGAAGCCGCGGCGGCGATGGGCCGGGTGGGCGCCGCGGTCTGCCTCGATCCGATCGATGGTCATTTCGGCCAACGCCTCGAACACGGCGGACGTGAAGTCCGGAGAGGTCGCGTGCGCCGGGTCGGCGCCGGCGCCCTCGAACAGGGCGCCGGCCATGGTCGTCATCGCCGGCAGGGTGGCGTTGCGGCTCTCGGCGGTGATCGTCTCGGACACCCGCAATTGCTTGAGCGCGCGCCTTTTGTCCGCGTGCGCCACGCCCCAATCGACATAGGCGGACCACACCGCCTCCCACCGGCCGGGCCGGTCGTCGCGCGCCTGAAACGCCGCCATCACGGCGTCGACGAGGTCCTGCTTGAGCCAGACATAGAGCGCGTTGAGGAGAGCGTCCTTGGTCGGGAAATATTTGAAGACGGTGCCGTCGGCGACGGACGCGGCCTGGGCGATCTTCGCCGAGCGCGCCGCGAGCCCGTCGGCCGCGACCCAATGCGCCGCCGCCTCCAGGATCGCCGTCCGCTTGTCCTTGCTGAGCGCCCGCGCCACGACCCGACCTATAATGAGTGCCTGCTCACTTTTTACGTCAGGGGCGGGGCGGTGGCAAGGGGGGCGGGGCGGTGGCAAGGGGGGCGAGAGGGGGAAGCGGGAGCGCAGAAGCGTTCGGCGTGCCGCCAATAGGACGGAGGCCTCCTGAACGATGGCCGTCAGCACCCACTCCTCTATCCTACGGTTTCGAAGCTCAATCTGGGAGCCATGCGCAATGGCCCCAATGCTGCGCATATCGGCTCGCGAACTCTCTCATTTCCCGAACATTGGCCTGAGGTGTCAGGCACGCCCGAGCGCAGGTGGCGACGACATCCCGGTATAAGGCAAGCGAAACCGGCCGGATGCCGTGGTAATTCATCATTAGGCGGTGGAGGTGTTCCGTAATAGCCTCGCCGCGGGGCGTCATGACAATGGTCGGGGGAGTGCCATAAGCATTGATCAAGACGTACCGCCAACTGGGATCGGCCTCCCCCTGCGCCGGAACGAGTTCACAAGGGCAGGCATCGCCGCCTCCCGAAATCTCCTCATAGAGCGCTTGAATCGCCTGAGCTTTCCTAGCGATCAGAACGTAAGGTCCCGCAGGCGTATAGCTCTGCATACGTTCGTCGTATTCTATACCCAGCAAGCGTGATAGGTCGTCTCGAGCGGTTTCATCCAGGCCCGTCCGTTCCGACGTAAACCATTGAAGTTGGCGCAATGTGATACCGACTGTCGCTGCCACCTCTTTCGGCGGGTTGGGCCAGCACGCTATCAGGTACTTCGCGATTTCAGGCGTGTTGTCGCGCTCCTGGGAGGCCGGCATTTCGTAATCATCTTCGTCGGCGTCATCGTAGGGCGCCGGCCCCTTAAGTAACCAACTTCGGCCGCTAAACCCATCGTTGTGGAAATAACGCGGCTGATCTGGCGGGAGCGACATCTCCCAAGATGACAGCCATGTGCCTGCTTTCCAGCAACCACCTTCGAGAGGGAGGGATGGCGGAACGCGCATTGGTAAATTTAACCACTTCTCGATACGCATCTCCAGTTTTGTTTTGCTTAATCCATCATCCGTGCGACGTGCATTCCAGGCATGGTCGTCTCGCGCATCCTGACAAAGCGCCTCGATGCATGCGTTCAACGAAAGATCGATCGGCTTATGTCGTTGCGAAAGCCAGCGGGAGCAGTCGTGAGCCCAACGAAGCGATGCGGGAACGGTCTTATCCTTGGCGCCAGCAATCTCAAGGCGGATACCGATCCCAGCTAGATAGTCCGCCAATCCGGGATCAGACAGCGCCAGAGAGCCGTTGACACGAAGAACATCTGGCGTGCCACGCAGCCCTTCTGCGTCTCCCCAGGCTGTCAGCAGCACTTCACGGAGAGATTTCGGTTCATCGACCGGCGAAAATGTCAGCCATCGGATCGGCAGGCCGGCGACGGTGACGCCGTAGAGAAGGATAGGCGCCAGCTCGCGTTGCCTTGCATCCGCCAGTCTTATCGGATCGCGCACAGCGACGATGCCATAACGCGGATGATGGAAAAGGAACTTGGCGATCGAGACGTAAAAATGATGCTCTCGGCTTTCTTGGGCTCTTTGATCATTCATCGTCGATTCCAAACCTATCAACCGACTGCATTGGGAGTTATGTAAAGTTTTTTGTGATGCGTTTTATTCATCACATGCTGTCGCAGCTCCGCCACTCCACGCCTTAGCGATGGTGGCGAGATGCAGGTCGGAGGTCTCTGAGACGCCGCGCCTAGCTGCAGTTTAGGAAGCGCATGGACGCGCGCAATAGGTCCATGAGTTCGACGTATATACGTAGAGCGCGTTGTTCCGCACCGAGATCAGACGCAGCGCGACCCTGAAAGCATAAAGAAATACGAAATAAATGCTAGCCCCGCCGTCCTGGTGTGCGCTTGATCCGAATACCCTCAGCCGCTCAGCGTGTTGATGCTGAAGGCCAGGATGCCGATGTTGAAGATGAAGGCGGCGAGGCAGTGGAAGGTCACGGCGCGGCGCATCGCCGTCGTGGTCACGTCGACGTCGGCGGTCTGGAACGTCATCCCGAGGCAGAACGCGAAATAGATGAAGTCCCAATATTTGGGCTCTTCGGTCTCTGGAAAGCGCAGGCCACCGGCGTCCTCGCGGCCGTCGGGACGGAAATAATAGAGATGGGCATAGTGGATGGTGTAGACGGTGTTGCTGAAGAACCAGGCGAGCACCAGCGTCACCGAGATCAGCGCGATGGTTGCCGAACTGGCGCGGCCCTCTTCCAGCCCCTCGCTGACCACCACGGTCAGGATCAGCAGAATCATGAGGAACGTGAGCCCCAGCAGAACCGGCTGGTTGGCGTCGTTGTGCTTGGCGTTCGCGCGCAGATCGTTGGGCCTGTCGTCCAACAATCCGTAGCACGAGACCAGGAAGGTGACCGCGGCGACGTCGAACCCGATCATGAAGCCGAGACGCCAGCCGAGAAACGAGATCGCCACGCTCGCGACCGCAATCAGCACGAGCCCGAAGGCGATGAAGCGCGGCGGCGCGATGATGTTGCCGATGCCGCGGGCCTTCAGTCTCGATCGGTGCGGCGTCATGCGATTTCGGTCTCCAGGGAGGCAGCGCGATGATGCGCGGCGCGGGCGCCGGCGGGTCCGGCGTCTCGCGGGATGCGGATCCGACGCTTTATGCCCCGATGGCGGTGCGATTGACATCACCCATCGGGGCCTTGCCGTCCCTGAATGATCCCCGGCGCCCGCGGCCGCGGCGGCGCTTCGGCGTCGCGGCACGTGGGGGTCGCGGCACTTGGGCGTCGGGGCGAGGGATCTGCCTCCGGCGTGCTCCCGGCGACGGCCTGGGCCGCCGCCGGGGGCGCCTGTCTCCGGCCGGCCTCAGATGCCGAGGCCGCCGGCCATGTTGATCTGCTCGCCACTGATGTAGCCGGCCGAGGGGCCGGCGAGGAAGCAGACGGTGTCGGCCACCTCCTCCAAGGTCGCGATGCGGCGGATCGGGTGCATGTCGAGAATGCCCTCACGGTTCGGCAGCTCGCCCGCGACCTCGGCGGCCATGTCGGTCGGCATGATGCCCGGCTGCACGACGTTCACCGTGATGTCGCGGCGGCCGAGCTCGCGGGCGATGCCCTTGGCGTAGCCGGCGAGCGCCCACTTGGTGCCGGCATAATCGGCGACGCCCGGGAAGGGGACGACGGAGCCGAGCCGCGAGCCGATGAAGACGATCCGCCCGCCGTCGGTCAGCTTCGGCGCGGCGGCGCGGGTGACGGCGATCGTCCCGAGCACGTTGACCTGCCATTGGCGGTTATAATGGGCGCCGTCCAAGGTGGGGTCGTCGACACTCTGGCCTTGGATCGCGATCCCGGCATTGTTGACCAGGATGTCGAGCCGGCCGAATTCGTCGATCACGCGGTCGATCAGAGGTTTGGCGACATCGAGGTCGGACTGGTCGGCCTTGACCGCGAGAGCGCGGACGCCCTTTGCCCGCAGACCCGCGACGACCGCCTCGGCCTTTTCCGCGGAGGCAGCGTAGGTGATGGCGACATCCGCACCGCGGTCGGCCAGGGCGGCGGCGATGGCGGCACCGAGACCGCGTGAGCCGCCGGTGACGAGGGCGACCTTGCCGGCGAGCGAGGGCGACGCGTTCGAGGGATCGGCCATGGGAAATCCTTTGCGTGCGGAGACGGGCAGGCGCCGCGCCCCGCGGGTTCGGTTTCAATTTGTAATGGCCATTACAATAACGATTGGTATGAAATGTGGACGGCGGCCGTCAAGCGGTTTAATAATTGCCGTTATGAAAAAGCCCGAGGCCCGCTGATGGGTCGCCATCGCGAATTCGACGTCGATAAGGCGCTCGACGCGGCCCTGTGCGTGTTCTGGCGCAAGGGCTACGAGGGCGCGTCGTATTCCGATCTGACGCAGGCGACCGGCGTCGAGCGGCCGGCGCTCTATTCGGCGTTCGGCAACAAGGAGGCGCTCTTCCGCCGCGCGCTCGCCCGCTATTACGACACCTATCTCGATTATCTGCCGGCTGCCCTGGCGCTGCCGACCGCCCGCGAGGTCGTCGCCCACATCCTGTACGGCGCGGCCGAGCTCAACACCCGCTACGAAAACCACCTCGGCTGCCTCGGCATCAACGGGGCGGTGGCCGGCTCGGACGAGGCGGAGCCGATCCGCCAAGCCTTGGTCGAGGCGCGCGCCGCAGCGGGCGCGCAGTTGCAGGCGCGGCTCGAACGGGCGAAAGCCGAGCGCGACCTGCCGGAGACGGCGAAGCCGGACGCCCTCGCCGCCTTCGTCATGGCGGTCGTCCACGGCATGGCGGTGCAGGCGAAAGCCGGCTTCTGCCGCGCCGCCCTCGAAGCCGTGGCCGAACAGGCGCTAGCGACGTGGCCGGTCGGCGCGGCCGACGGCAAGCCCTGACCACGTCGCAAGACCCGGCCGCGCCGTTGCCTCACGCCGGTCCGAACTCGGTGAGGAGGGCGTCGACGAAGGACTTCACCTTGACCGTCGGGCGCCGCCCGGCCGGGTAGAGAACGTGCATCGGGCGGACCGGCCCTTGATAATCCGGCAGGACGCGGACAAGCCGACCGGCATCGATCTCCCCTTGCAGCACGCTCTCCGGCCCGAGGGTGACGCCGTAGCCCTCGATCGCCGCATGGAGCAGGATCTTCCAATCGTTGCTGCGGATGCGCCCGTGCGCCCGCACCGCCTCGGTCCGGCCGTCGCGGGCGAACCGCCATTGGCTCGGGACCGACGGCGACCAATAGGCGTAGACGAGACATTCGTGCGCCTCGAGCTCGGCCGGGGTCGCAGGCGTGCCGCGCCGGGCGAGATAAGCCGGCGCGGCGCAGGCGATCAGCCGGTATGACGCGAGCGGGTGGGCGATGAGCGAGGCATCCTCGAAGACGCCGATGCGCACGAGCACCTCGAAGCCCTCCTCCAGCGGATCGACGAACCGGTCGCTCAAGGTCAGGTCGATGCTCATCTCGGGAAAGCGCGCCAGGTAGCGC includes:
- a CDS encoding DUF1345 domain-containing protein — protein: MTPHRSRLKARGIGNIIAPPRFIAFGLVLIAVASVAISFLGWRLGFMIGFDVAAVTFLVSCYGLLDDRPNDLRANAKHNDANQPVLLGLTFLMILLILTVVVSEGLEEGRASSATIALISVTLVLAWFFSNTVYTIHYAHLYYFRPDGREDAGGLRFPETEEPKYWDFIYFAFCLGMTFQTADVDVTTTAMRRAVTFHCLAAFIFNIGILAFSINTLSG
- a CDS encoding glycosyltransferase family 4 protein — protein: MRRPTILQIVPTLETGGAERTAIDVAAAVVAKGGRALVASQGGRMVPELVAAGGEPIDFPAATKNPLAMIANIGRLAALAKAEGVDLIHARSRAPAWVALGAARRLGVPFVTTYHGAYKERSRFKNLYNSVMARGDVVIANSEWTGRLVAERHPFAKGRIVAIARGSDLTGLRPESVGPERIAALRAAWALPAGARVVLQVARLTGWKGQRVLIEALARLDRAGHKDLVAVLAGDAQGRDDYAAALKAQAAAAGLGDRVLLVGHCSDVPAALRLADVVAVASTEPEAFGRAAVEAQAAGVPLVATDLGAVSETVLAPPEVAEDARTGWRVPPNDADALAGAIAAALALSAEARAALAARAWTHVASRFSLAQMTDATLHIYDTLLKSRGAGF
- a CDS encoding oxidoreductase, with translation MTRPSATTAPAPKSSPSPSASASTGRSWTADQMPPQHGRRVVITGANSGIGFEAALELARHGAAIILPARSEAKAADAIRRIRAAVPAADLTPALLDLASLDSVRAFAAMVEERFPGPSLDLLINNAGVMALPRREITEDGYERQFATNVLGPFALTALLFPRLKPIAGTRIVTLSSIAAHGGKIAFDNLQGERAYSPLNGAYTQSKLADLIFALELQRRLGAAGSPIASLAAHPGIAVTNLQANLKGIYKLLGPLLMPLIGHSARQGALPELFAATAPEALAGGYYGPNGIREIKGDPAPAKLPPASTDCALASRLWTTAEQLTGIRFDVGG
- a CDS encoding TetR/AcrR family transcriptional regulator, whose product is MARALSKDKRTAILEAAAHWVAADGLAARSAKIAQAASVADGTVFKYFPTKDALLNALYVWLKQDLVDAVMAAFQARDDRPGRWEAVWSAYVDWGVAHADKRRALKQLRVSETITAESRNATLPAMTTMAGALFEGAGADPAHATSPDFTSAVFEALAEMTIDRIEADRGAHPAHRRRGFEAFWRAIGGA
- the infC gene encoding translation initiation factor IF-3 yields the protein MRRPFRAPPPTKEGPRINHEIRIPQVQLIDAEGNNHGSIATSEAIAMAEAAGLDLVEIAPNSIPPVCKILDYGRFKYQSQKKAAEARKKQKTVEVKEIKMRPNIDTHDYDVKMRAIQRFFEEGDKVKVTLRFRGREMAHQEIGMKLLERVRDETLEIAKVEAEPKLEGRQMIMVLAPR
- a CDS encoding TetR/AcrR family transcriptional regulator, with the protein product MGRHREFDVDKALDAALCVFWRKGYEGASYSDLTQATGVERPALYSAFGNKEALFRRALARYYDTYLDYLPAALALPTAREVVAHILYGAAELNTRYENHLGCLGINGAVAGSDEAEPIRQALVEARAAAGAQLQARLERAKAERDLPETAKPDALAAFVMAVVHGMAVQAKAGFCRAALEAVAEQALATWPVGAADGKP
- a CDS encoding SDR family NAD(P)-dependent oxidoreductase, whose product is MADPSNASPSLAGKVALVTGGSRGLGAAIAAALADRGADVAITYAASAEKAEAVVAGLRAKGVRALAVKADQSDLDVAKPLIDRVIDEFGRLDILVNNAGIAIQGQSVDDPTLDGAHYNRQWQVNVLGTIAVTRAAAPKLTDGGRIVFIGSRLGSVVPFPGVADYAGTKWALAGYAKGIARELGRRDITVNVVQPGIMPTDMAAEVAGELPNREGILDMHPIRRIATLEEVADTVCFLAGPSAGYISGEQINMAGGLGI
- a CDS encoding alpha/beta hydrolase; this encodes MAQAAPQFLTVGTGKAARRIAVLHRPGSGPGVLFLSGYRSDMRGSKAEALDAWAARSGRAFTRFDYSGHGEAGGRFEEGTIGRWFEEAQAVFSTYASGPTIVVGSSMGGWLALLLARARLKAGRPLAGLVLIAPAPDFTEDLMWARMPDDVRATLMTEGVYLQPTPYAPEPYPITRALIEDGRNHLLLGGPIETGCHVEILQGLADEDVPWSHALRLVDRLATDDVVLSLVKNAGHRLARPEDLERMIGAVEAISAV
- a CDS encoding LysR family transcriptional regulator produces the protein MDRLTSMAVFVKAADLGSFAAAAEATGMSAQMVAKHVVFLEDRLGTTLLHRTTRRQSLTDVGRAFYERCKLVLAEAEAAEALAHDMRSQPNGVLRVNAPVTFGAFSLAPFVTRYLARFPEMSIDLTLSDRFVDPLEEGFEVLVRIGVFEDASLIAHPLASYRLIACAAPAYLARRGTPATPAELEAHECLVYAYWSPSVPSQWRFARDGRTEAVRAHGRIRSNDWKILLHAAIEGYGVTLGPESVLQGEIDAGRLVRVLPDYQGPVRPMHVLYPAGRRPTVKVKSFVDALLTEFGPA
- a CDS encoding site-specific tyrosine recombinase XerD, coding for MRGGRHLEAFLEMMTAERGAAENTLAAYRRDLEDFGGFLDRRGRALHEAARADVTDYLKSLADSGFASTTQARRLSALRRFHRFLHAEGVRTDDPTAIVDSPKKRRPLPKVVGAEEMIALLDRAGEEARRDDLPPARRLAAARLVALVELAYATGMRVSELVGLPASAARPDLAVIIVRGKGGKERLVPLSERAKAAVADYVALRKAVAPGASPWLFPAASESGHLSRQSFGRDLKTVAAAAGIAAARISPHVLRHAFASHLLAGGADLRVVQALLGHADISTTEIYTHVLDERLTKLVTDHHPLATRGARG